A genome region from Hoplias malabaricus isolate fHopMal1 chromosome 8, fHopMal1.hap1, whole genome shotgun sequence includes the following:
- the si:ch211-89o9.6 gene encoding uncharacterized protein si:ch211-89o9.6 isoform X1, producing the protein MSTRLAFQTQLASIMEVLANAAVAEICKLVDDEYAVMSLQMCQSQRENRALKRKLHLLELRMARGYAERKIRENRSGRVQVSASLTNKFTEYRAPAGDIFPSQDELYARQLNEDLWRERDSSATDVVIGRPAIKDNENVAGDAGITGSDPVLVKAETADEGQKQQELFIREDGVAEPVSEAVEADYGAVQVDKANGHHSRTRRQALESQKTEDEEPDVLFIKEELSEQEKGGMSIQDGFRESSTDICGRGGSSSPAQITVALSVEEVSLDTLVKADVLDSSILKEDRPEQEQKTIASQSPGVQIKIQNVVGSQLSGSLHSHRGAAPSIGVKVWDLASAESQLQRTEESSNHTASNQSTQRTKMAAPVDVLGANNSLYERPIEVDTLFTRWTANNSTESQPSCSYVVDADQDQDCVLVQPASLSVRGMPEGLDGLQEARGSLRAEPEWTTATISNQAQAQQLSHFNRTGGVRLEAANRANVPQSFPKVTMTSQIVQNFTQPGFSVTGLQLPKRMEKGKRKSYICKYCGKAFTGLSNVEAHQRVHTGEKPFKCETCGKLFAEAGNLKKHQRVHTGEKPFTCNRCGKHFAWICNLRTHQQSASCGGV; encoded by the exons ATGTCGACTCGCCTCGCCTTCCAAACACAGCTCGCCTCCATCATGGAGGTGCTGGCGAACGCGGCCGTGGCGGAGATCTGTAAACTCGTAGACGACGAGTACGCCGTGATGAGTCTACAGATGTGTCAGAGCCAGCGGGAGAACAGGGCTCTCAAGAGAAAACTGCACCTCCTCGAGCTGCGGATGGCCCGTGGTTACGCCGAGAGGAAGATCCGAGAGAACCGCTCCGGTCGGGTACAAGTCAGCGCCAGCCTAACAAACAAATTCACCGAGTATCGAGCTCCTGCCGGTG ACATTTTTCCAAGTCAAGATGAGCTCTATGCAAGGCAGCTGAATGAGGACCtctggagagagagggattcGTCTGCTACAGACGTGGTGATTGGTCGACCAGCCATAAAAGATAACGAGAATGTG GCTGGAGATGCTGGAATCACCGGTTCAGACCCTGTGCTCGTGAAGGCTGAGACAGCTGATGAAGGTCAAAAGCAACAGGAGCTGTTTATCCGAGAAGATG GAGTTGCAGAACCTGTGTCTGAGGCTGTGGAGGCAGACTATGGTGCTGTTCAAGTGGACAAAGCCAACGGTCACCACTCCAGGACGCGCCGGCAGGCTTTGGAG aGTCAAAAGACAGAGGATGAAGAGCCAGATGTGCTGTTCATTAAGGAGGAGCTTTCAGAGCAGGAGAAAGGAGGGATGAGCATACAAGACG GATTTCGGGAATCCAGCACAGATATTTGTGGAAGAGGAGGCTCTTCCTCACCAGCACAAATTACAGTAGCCCTCAGTGTTGAAGAGGTTAGTTTGGACACACTGGTAAAA GCTGATGTATTGGACTCATCCATTTTGAAGGAAGACAGACCAGAACAGGAACAGAAGACTATCGCCAGTCAGTCTCCAGGAGTGCAGATTAAAATACAAA ATGTGGTAGGTTCACAGCTTTCTGGCTCTCTACATTCACACAGAGGAGCAGCGCCATCGATAGGAGTCAAGGTTTGGGACCTCGCCAGTGCTGAGTCTCAGCTACAGAGGACAGAAGAGAGCAGCAATCACACCGCTtcaaaccagagcacccaacGAACAAAAATGGCTGCACCAGTTGATGTTTTGGGGGCAAATAACAGCCTGTATGAAAGACCTATTGAGGTGGACACACTTTTTACAAGATGGACAGCAAATAATTCCACTGAAAGTCAGCCATCTTGTTCTTACGTTGTGGATGCAGACCAAGATCAAGACTGTGTGCTGGTCCAGCCGGCATCTCTGTCTGTCAGGGGGATGCCAGAGGGCCTGGATGGACTTCAGGAGGCCAGAGGGTCTCTCAGAGCAGAACCAGAGTGGACTACAGCTACCATTTCAAACCAAGCCCAAGCTCAGCAGCTCAGTCATTTCAACAGGACAGGAGGGGTTCGACTGGAGGCAGCGAATAGGGCAAACGTCCCACAGTCCTTCCCCAAGGTCACGATGACTTCCCAAATTGTCCAGAATTTCACACAACCTGGGTTTTCTGTCACTGGGTTACAGCTTCCCAAGCGCATGGAGAAGGGCAAGAGGAAGAGCTATATCTGCAAGTACTGTGGAAAAGCTTTCACTGGGCTTTCTAATGTGGAGGCTCACCAGAGGGTGCACACAGGGGAGAAGCCATTTAAATGTGAGACTTGTGGGAAGCTCTTTGCAGAGGCAGGAAACCTGAAAAAGCACCAGAgagttcacacaggagagaaaccgttcACATGTAACCGGTGTGGCAAACACTTCGCCTGGATCTGCAACCTCAGGACTCATCAGCAGTCAGCTTCCTGTGGAGGAGTTTAA
- the dok1a gene encoding docking protein 1, giving the protein MDALVKRGEVYLQHHKHSEKWKRYWLNLYADSRQGVARLELTDTSIDRSPVMVRRQPERKVVRLSDCISVVRLPPHAEAHPGENMAAFCVETEEKKLVFAVGKDGCGEWVEKICDTAFPKASCNLQRQPPPMEENQIYASREEVFEFWVTVQQSEASVRCGLKGSYWLQVGENSLIIKDNETRQRVMEWPYKLLRRYGRDKTMFSIEAGRRCDSGPGAFHLETKQSEEILRMVELSIHQQKSLGIPVGACSPHSPSSPLPRRPISASLLDTLTNSSSDSDFSSPVGSLRSSSTFESACASPLAGLFTTMQRNPGDSACLPEPVYSTLVNLTCTQEAVYSQPNDAIRLQQTVKLRRPNHLHNDKLEPVYADPIDVLRPKPEPKNLVCSSPVDICKLPIIMKSAYHCHQSEPVYAEVFNTTNSEFCDHTKEEPIYSLPILSTTPTGSGKECKLNAENKKVDENTVIYSQVKKAGKSTKSQTNTTDIISENLGLI; this is encoded by the exons ATGGATGCCCTTGTGAAACGAGGAGAGGTTTATTTACAACACCACAAACATTCTGAG AAGTGGAAGCGATACTGGCTGAACCTTTATGCAGACAGCCGTCAAGGAGTGGCTAGGCTGGAGTTGACAGATACAAGCATAGATCGGTCACCAGTGATGGTCCGGAGACAGCCTGAACGCAAAGTGGTAAGGTTATCAGACTGCATCAGTGTGGTAAGACTCCCCCCACATGCAGAAGCCCATCCTGGAGAAAACATGGCTGCCTTCTGTGTGGAGACCGAAGAAAAGAAGCTGGTGTTTGCAGTGGGAAAAGATGGATGCGGAGAGTGGGTTGAGAAGATCTGTGACACCGCGTTTCCA AAAGCTAGCTGTAACCTGCAGAGGCAGCCTCCACCAATGGAAGAGAATCAGATTTATGCTTCAAGAGAAGAAG TGTTTGAATTTTGGGTGACTGTGCAGCAGTCTGAAGCATCTGTGAGGTGTGGCCTGAAGGGGTCGTATTGGCTGCAGGTTGGCGAGAATTCACTGATAATTAAAGACAATGAAACCAGGCAGAGAGTGATGGAATGGCCATACAAGCTACTACGTCGCTATGGCAGAGACAAG ACAATGTTCTCAATTGAGGCCGGGAGGCGTTGTGATTCTGGTCCGGGAGCATTTCACTTAGAGACCAAGCAAAGTGAGGAAATTCTCCGGATGGTGGAGCTTTCCATTCACCAGCAGAAGAGCCTGGGAATTCCTGTAGGTGCTTGTTCTCCTCACTCTCCTAGTTCCCCATTGCCCAGACGACCCATCAGTGCCTCCTTGCTGGACACTCTGACCAACAGTAGTTCTGACTCTGACTTTAGCAGTCCAGTTGGTTCTCTCAGATCAAGTTCAACATTTGAGTCAGCATGTGCCAGTCCTCTTGCTGGTTTGTTCACAACTATGCAAAGAAATCCTGGAGATTCCGCTTGCTTGCCTGAGCCTGTGTATTCAACTCTGGTTAATCTTACTTGCACACAGGAGGCAGTGTATTCACAGCCAAATGATGCCATCAGATTACAACAGACTGTTAAACTCAGAAGGCCTAATCATCTCCACAATGATAAGTTAGAGCCAGTGTATGCTGACCCTATTGATGTTCTCCGGCCCAAACCTGAGCCCAAAAATTTAGTTTGCTCTAGTCCTGTTGACATCTGCAAACTCCCCATTATCATGAAATCAGCTTACCACTGCCATCAGTCTGAACCAGTGTACGCGGAGGTGTTTAATACAACCAACTCTGAATTTTGTGATCACACTAAGGAAGAGCCTATCTACAGTTTACCAATATTAAGTACAACGCCCACTGGTTCTGGAAAAGAGTGCAAGCTGAACGCAGAAAACAAGAAAGTGGATGAGAATACTGTTATCTACAGTCAGGTCAAGAAAGCAGGGAAATCCACAAAGTCACAAACCAATACCACAGACATTATCTCTGAAAACCTTGGActcatttaa
- the si:ch211-89o9.6 gene encoding uncharacterized protein si:ch211-89o9.6 isoform X2 produces the protein MSTRLAFQTQLASIMEVLANAAVAEICKLVDDEYAVMSLQMCQSQRENRALKRKLHLLELRMARGYAERKIRENRSGRVQVSASLTNKFTEYRAPAGDIFPSQDELYARQLNEDLWRERDSSATDVVIGRPAIKDNENVAGDAGITGSDPVLVKAETADEGQKQQELFIREDGVAEPVSEAVEADYGAVQVDKANGHHSRTRRQALESQKTEDEEPDVLFIKEELSEQEKGGMSIQDGFRESSTDICGRGGSSSPAQITVALSVEEADVLDSSILKEDRPEQEQKTIASQSPGVQIKIQNVVGSQLSGSLHSHRGAAPSIGVKVWDLASAESQLQRTEESSNHTASNQSTQRTKMAAPVDVLGANNSLYERPIEVDTLFTRWTANNSTESQPSCSYVVDADQDQDCVLVQPASLSVRGMPEGLDGLQEARGSLRAEPEWTTATISNQAQAQQLSHFNRTGGVRLEAANRANVPQSFPKVTMTSQIVQNFTQPGFSVTGLQLPKRMEKGKRKSYICKYCGKAFTGLSNVEAHQRVHTGEKPFKCETCGKLFAEAGNLKKHQRVHTGEKPFTCNRCGKHFAWICNLRTHQQSASCGGV, from the exons ATGTCGACTCGCCTCGCCTTCCAAACACAGCTCGCCTCCATCATGGAGGTGCTGGCGAACGCGGCCGTGGCGGAGATCTGTAAACTCGTAGACGACGAGTACGCCGTGATGAGTCTACAGATGTGTCAGAGCCAGCGGGAGAACAGGGCTCTCAAGAGAAAACTGCACCTCCTCGAGCTGCGGATGGCCCGTGGTTACGCCGAGAGGAAGATCCGAGAGAACCGCTCCGGTCGGGTACAAGTCAGCGCCAGCCTAACAAACAAATTCACCGAGTATCGAGCTCCTGCCGGTG ACATTTTTCCAAGTCAAGATGAGCTCTATGCAAGGCAGCTGAATGAGGACCtctggagagagagggattcGTCTGCTACAGACGTGGTGATTGGTCGACCAGCCATAAAAGATAACGAGAATGTG GCTGGAGATGCTGGAATCACCGGTTCAGACCCTGTGCTCGTGAAGGCTGAGACAGCTGATGAAGGTCAAAAGCAACAGGAGCTGTTTATCCGAGAAGATG GAGTTGCAGAACCTGTGTCTGAGGCTGTGGAGGCAGACTATGGTGCTGTTCAAGTGGACAAAGCCAACGGTCACCACTCCAGGACGCGCCGGCAGGCTTTGGAG aGTCAAAAGACAGAGGATGAAGAGCCAGATGTGCTGTTCATTAAGGAGGAGCTTTCAGAGCAGGAGAAAGGAGGGATGAGCATACAAGACG GATTTCGGGAATCCAGCACAGATATTTGTGGAAGAGGAGGCTCTTCCTCACCAGCACAAATTACAGTAGCCCTCAGTGTTGAAGAG GCTGATGTATTGGACTCATCCATTTTGAAGGAAGACAGACCAGAACAGGAACAGAAGACTATCGCCAGTCAGTCTCCAGGAGTGCAGATTAAAATACAAA ATGTGGTAGGTTCACAGCTTTCTGGCTCTCTACATTCACACAGAGGAGCAGCGCCATCGATAGGAGTCAAGGTTTGGGACCTCGCCAGTGCTGAGTCTCAGCTACAGAGGACAGAAGAGAGCAGCAATCACACCGCTtcaaaccagagcacccaacGAACAAAAATGGCTGCACCAGTTGATGTTTTGGGGGCAAATAACAGCCTGTATGAAAGACCTATTGAGGTGGACACACTTTTTACAAGATGGACAGCAAATAATTCCACTGAAAGTCAGCCATCTTGTTCTTACGTTGTGGATGCAGACCAAGATCAAGACTGTGTGCTGGTCCAGCCGGCATCTCTGTCTGTCAGGGGGATGCCAGAGGGCCTGGATGGACTTCAGGAGGCCAGAGGGTCTCTCAGAGCAGAACCAGAGTGGACTACAGCTACCATTTCAAACCAAGCCCAAGCTCAGCAGCTCAGTCATTTCAACAGGACAGGAGGGGTTCGACTGGAGGCAGCGAATAGGGCAAACGTCCCACAGTCCTTCCCCAAGGTCACGATGACTTCCCAAATTGTCCAGAATTTCACACAACCTGGGTTTTCTGTCACTGGGTTACAGCTTCCCAAGCGCATGGAGAAGGGCAAGAGGAAGAGCTATATCTGCAAGTACTGTGGAAAAGCTTTCACTGGGCTTTCTAATGTGGAGGCTCACCAGAGGGTGCACACAGGGGAGAAGCCATTTAAATGTGAGACTTGTGGGAAGCTCTTTGCAGAGGCAGGAAACCTGAAAAAGCACCAGAgagttcacacaggagagaaaccgttcACATGTAACCGGTGTGGCAAACACTTCGCCTGGATCTGCAACCTCAGGACTCATCAGCAGTCAGCTTCCTGTGGAGGAGTTTAA